The DNA window GCGGGGCGCGTCGTCGAGCGCCGACTACCGCACGACCGAGGAATATCGCGTCATGTGCCAGCGCGCCTCGGCGTCGCTTCTTACCGCGATCGGCAAGGGGACGCCCGATGAGTGAGGCGTTGACGCCGGATCGTTCCTCCGCGATGCGCAGGGAGCGTGCGCTCAAGATCCTGATCCCGATCCTGATGCTCGTGGCCCTCGTCGGCTTCTGGCAGTGGTATGTAACGGCCTTCAACGTGCCGCACTATATCCTGCCGAGCCCCGTCCGCGTCGCGGGCGCCATGATCACCGACTGGAACATCCTCGGCCCCGCGCTTCTGGTGACGCTCAAGATCACCTTTGCCGCGCTCGGGCTGGCGCTCGGCGGCGGCCTGTTGCTGGCGATCCTGCTCGTCCAGTCGCGCTGGATCGAGATCGCGCTCAGCCCCTATCTCGTCATCCTGCAGGTGACGCCCATCGTCGCGATCGCGCCGCTGATCCTGATCTATGCGCCGACCACCCAGACCGCGCTCCTCATCTGCGCCTTCATCGTCGCCTTCTTTCCGGTGCTCTCGAACACGGTGCAGGGCCTGAAGTCGACGGACCACAACCTCCTGGACCTCTACAAGCTCTATGGCGCCGGGCGGGCACAGACGCTTTTCCTGCTGCGCCTGCCAGCGGCGCTGCCCTATTTCCTCGCCGGGCTCAAGATCGCCGGCGGCCTGTCGCTGATCGCCGCCGTGGTGGCCGAATTTGCCGCGGGGTCCGCGGGGGCCGGCTCCGGCCTCGCCTTCCGCATCCTGGAATCGCAGTTCCGGCTCAATATTCCGAGGCTCTTCGCCGCCCTCATCCTCCTCTCCGTCGCCGGCGTCGCGATCTACGCGGCGACGAGCGTCATTTCTTGGCTTCTCCTGCACAAGTGGCACGAAAGCGCCATCCGCCGCGAACAATAACGAGAAATTGCCATGGCATCCGCCAGCCTCGACATCCTGAACTCCGCGCCCGGCTATGTCCTCAAGAATGCACGCGTTCCGATCGTCTGCCTGCCCACGGTGCTGACGGACGATCTGATCGGGCGCAGCCACGAGGGCCTTGCCGAGGCCGACATCGTCGTCGAGGACGGAAAGATTGCCGCGATCGTTGTTGCGGGCATGGGAACCGCGCCGGCCGGCGGCTTGCCCATGATCGACATGCGCGGCGGTCAGGTCTGGCCGACCTTCGTCGACATGCACACCCACATCGACAAGGGCCACATCTGGGAGCGCAGCCGCAATCCGACCGGTGACTTCGAAGGCGCCCTTCTCACGGTCCGAGCCGACCGCGAGGCGAACTGGACGCGCGAGGACATCGAGGCGCGCATGGAGTTCTCCCTGCGCTCGGCCTATGCCCACGGCACCTCGCTCCTGCGCACCCACATCGATTCCCTGCCGCCTCACCACAAGCTGACCTGGCCGCTCTTCCGCGAAATGCGGGAACGCTGGAAGGGACGCGTCGATCTTCAGGCCGTCTGCCTGATGCCGGTCGAGGCAACCCGCGACGCGGACTATTTCGAGGCGCTGATCGACGAGGTGGCCGCCTCGGGCGGCCTGATCGGCGGCCACCCGGACATGGGACCGGAACTGGAGAGCGATCTCGACCGCCTCTTGCGCGCCGCCATGGACCGGGGTCTCGACATCGACTTTCATATCGACGAGACCCGCGATCCCGGGGCAAGGACGCTCCGGGCCGTCGCCGATGCCGTCATCCGCAACGGCTTCGAGGGCAAGGTCGTCGCCGGTCACTGCTGCTCGCTGGCACGGCAGGAAAGCGACGAGGCCGCCCGCACCATCGACCGCGTGGTCGAGGCCGGCATCGGCGTCGTCTCGCTGCCGATGTGCAACATGTACCTGCAGGATCGCTTTGCCGGCTGCACGCCGCGCTGGCGCGGGGTGACGCTGTTCCAGGAACTGCGCTCGGCCGGCGGCGACGTGGCCGTCGCCTCCGACAACACCCGCGATCCCTTCTATGCCTACGGCGATCTCGACCCGGTGGAGGTCTTCCGCGAGGCGGTCCGGATCCTGCATCTCGATCACCCGCTGGACGAGGCGGCGAAGGTGGTAACGACGTCTCCGGCGAAGATGCTGCGCCGGCCGGACAGCGGCGTGCTCGCCGTCGGTGGACCGGCCGACATGGTGCTCTTTTCCGCCCGCTTCTGGAGCGAGTTCCTGTCGCGCCCGCAGGCGGACCGCATGGTTCTTCGCTCCGGCCGGCCGATCGACCGCACGCTGCCCGATTACCGGGATCTCGATCCGGTCGCCGGCATCGCCTGACCGGATTTGCGATCTTCGGATTTCACAGGATGGATGACAGTCATGCCCGACTATGACGCGATCAAGAAGGACCTCGAAGGCATCGAGGTCGAGGACAATCCGAAGCTCGTCCGCCAGAAGAGCCGCGATTTCTTCTGGTACTCGCCGATCCTGAAGGACCAATTGGAAAACGTCACCGCCGATCTCGTCGTCTCGCCGGCCAGCGAGGAGGAGGTGATTCGCACGCTGAAGGTGGCTTATGCCCACGGCGTGCCGGTCACCCCGCGCGGCTCAGGCACCGGCAATTACGGCCAGGCGATGCCGCTCTCCGGCGGCATCATTCTCAACCTTGCCCGCATGACCAAGGTCAAGGAGATCGGCCCCGGCCGCGTCGTCTGCGAACCCGGCGCGATCATTGCCGATGTCGATCGCCAGACGAAGGCCCATTCGGGCCAGGAGCTGCGCTTCCATCCCTCCACCGCCAACACCGCGACCATCGCCGGTTTCGTGGCGGGCGGGTCCGGCGGCGTCGGCTCGATCAACTGGGGCGGACTGCGCGATCTCGGCAACGTCCTGAGGCTGCGCGTCGTCACCATGGAGGCCGAGCCGCGCGTCTTGGAGCTTTCCGCCTGGGATCTGCAGAAGGTGACGCACGCCTACGGCACCAATGGCATCATCACCGAGGTCGAGATGCCGCTCACCGTCTCCTACGACTGGGTCGACGTGCTGGTCGGCTTCGACGACTTCATGGGCGCCGTGCGCTTCGCCGATGCGCTCGCCCATGAGAACGGCATTCTGGTCAAGGAAATCGCGCCGATCGCCGCGCCCATCCCCTTCCAGTATTTCTCACGCCACAAGCAATATGTCCGGCCCGACCAGTCGGTCGTCGTGACCATGGTCGCCCCCCACGCCATGGACGCCTTCCTCGCCTTTGCCGGGAAAATGAAGGGCGAGATTGTCTTCCGCGCCGACACGCTGGAAAGCCTGAAGGGCCTGCCGCAGGCGTTCGAGCTCACCTGGAACCACACGACGCTCCGCGCCCTCAAGGTCGATCCGACCATTACCTATCTCCAGGTCCAGTATCCGAGCCCCGATCACGTCGCCAAGGTCGCCGAGATGACGAGGCTCTTCGGCGACGAGGTCCCGGGCCATCTGGAATTCATGCGCTTTTCCGGCAAGATCCAGTGTTCCGGGCTGCCGCTGGTGCGCTTCACCACCAAGGAGCGGCTGGAGGAGATCATCCGCATCCACGAGGATCACGGCTGCCCGGTCTTCAATCCGCACCGCTATACGCTGGAGGAGGGCGGCATGAAGCGCACCGACGCGGTGCAGCTTACCTTCAAGAAGGAAACGGACCCGAAGGGCCTGCTCAATCCCGGCAAGATGATCGCCTGGGAAAACCCGGACTTCGACTTTTCCGCCGGCAAGACCTTCCTCTTTCCCGGCCTTTCTGATTTCGCCGAGGCTTGAAGCGTTGCGAAAGAGCGTTGCAGAGAATGAAGCGCACGATCTGGACGACTGTCCCTCGGTAAGGATGTCATGGTCCGCGAAGGCGGACCATCCACGCCCCTGCTTTCAGAAAATTTTCGTGGATCCTCCGCCTTCGCGGAGGATGACGGGGGTGAAGCAAGAGCCACCCATAACCGATATTTCGCCGATCGCGGCAGGGAGCTAACTGAATGCGCGTTCTTGTCGTCTATTCGCATCCCGTCGAGACGAGCTTCTGCGCCGCGATCCACAAGGAAGTTGTCGATGGCCTCAAGGTCGCCGGCCACGAGGTCGACGACTGCGATCTCTATGCGGAGAATTTCTCGCCCGTCCTCACCCGCGAGGAACGCATCGGCTACCATGACATTCCGGCCAACCGTGCGAATGTCGAGGATTACTGCCGGCGGCTGGAGGCGGCCGAGGCGCTGATCATCGTCTCTCCGGTGTGGAACTTCGGCTGGCCGGCGATGCTGAAGGGCTATTTTGACCGGGTGTTCCTGCCGGGCGTCTCCTTTCGCATGGAGAACGGCATCGTGAAGCCCAACCTCCAGCACATCAAGAAGCTCGGCGCCTTCATGACCTACGGCGGCACCCGCATGCGCGCCTTTCTTGCCGGCGACCCGCCGCGCAAGATCGTGCGGAGGGTCCTGCGCATCCAGGTTGCGCCCTTTGCGCCGCTCATCCACCATTGCCACTACGACATGAACCGCTCGACGCCCGAAACCCGCGCCGCGTTCCTGGAAAAGGTCCGCAAGGAAATGGGACGCTTTTGAGGGGCGGAAGAGGTCAACTGCGGATGATGTCATTCCCGGCCGAAGGTCCGGCAGGACCGAGGGGAAGGGAATCCAGAAGGATGCCTGGGAAAACGCGGTGGATGTCCGGATCCCCTTCCCTCGCCGTTCTTCGAACCGCTCGCCGGGGATGACACCGAATGATAGGGAACATCGGATGAAACAGCCGCTCAATCCCGCATCCGTCCGCCGGCCCTTCGGCAACTACAGCCACGGCCTGCTCGTCCCTCCCGGGGCCAGCCTTCTGGTCACCTCCGGCCAACTCGGCATCCGACCCGACGACAGCATCCCGGACGACGTCGAGGGGCAGGCCGTGCTCTGTTTCGAGGCCATCGGCGCGATCCTTGAGGCCGGCGGCATGGATTTTTCCGATGTCATCCGCATTTCCGGCTTCGTCACGCGGCGCGAGGATTTTGCCACCTACATGGCCGTGCGCGACCGCTACACCCGCTCGCCGCTGCCGGTCTCGACCCTGTTGATCGTCACAGGCTTCACGCGGCCCGAGTTCAAGGTCGAGGTCGAGGTGACGGCGGCAAAGGTGATGTGAGGGCCGGCGCTCAGATCGCCGTCTTGCGTGCCTCGTCGATATAGATCTCCCGCATCGCCTTGGCGACCGGGCCGGGTTCACCCTCGCCGATCGGATGGCCGTCAATGGAAATCACCGGCGTGACGAAGCTCGACGCCGAGGTGATGAAGGCCTCTTTGGCGGCAAGCGCCTCCTCGGTCGTGAAGGCGCGTTCCTCCACCTTCATCTGCCGTTCGCGCGCAAGGCGAAGGACGGTCGCGCGCGTAATGCCGGGCAGGATGTCGTGGGAAAGCTGCCGCGTCACCAGCGTGCCTTCCGGGGTCACGATCCAGGCGTTGTTGGAGCTTCCCTCGGTGACGAGGCCGTCCTTGACGAGCCAGGCGTCGTCCGCCCCCTTGCCCTCTGCCTCCATCTTGGCCATCGAGGGATAGAGCAACTGCACCGTCTTGATGTCGACACGGCCCCAGCGCAGATCAGGAACGAAGGCCACCTTCGCGCCGCGTGCCGCGAGGGCACTGTCGACGATGGCCTTTTCCTGCGTGAAGAGGATAAGCGTCGGCCGCGTTTCCTCCGGGTCGGGAAAATGAAAGTCCCGATCACCCGGCGCGCCGCGGCTGAGCTGCAGATAGATCATGCCCTCGCGAAGCGCGTTTTCGGTGACCAGCTGCCGGTGAATGTCGAGAAGCTCGTCCTCGCTCACCGGCAGCGTCATCGTCAGCGCCTCGAGCGAGCGGCCAAGCCGCGCCATGTGCCCGTCGAAATCGACGAGCTTGCCGTCGAGAACGGTGGTGACCTCATAGACGGCATCGGCGAAGAGAAAGCCGCGGTCGAAGATCGAGACCCTGGCGTCTTCCTCGGGACAGTAGGCGCCGTTGACATAGACGGTACGGGACATGGCATCCTTGCGCGATGATCGGGGAGATCGCGCCGATCGGCCGGAATTCCCCTTAGGTCTGGAACGATGCCAGACCCTATCAGGCGCTCGCGCGGTGGAGAAGCCCGCGATAGATCTCGTCGTCGTCGCACAGCCCGGCAAGGCGGCCGAGATTGTCGACGAGCAGGATCGGGTTGTCCGTCTGCCGCTTCAGTTCGATGGCAGCCTTCAGCGTCAGATCCACCGACGCGACGATGACGTCGCAGTCCTCCTTGAGCTTGCCGTCCTCTTGCTCGGCGATGCCCAGCGTGCCTTCCCGGCCGTTGAGCGTGACGGAGATCGGCCGGTCTTCCGGATCGACGGCCACCTTCACGGCGCCCTCCGAATCGAGCAGGACGCAGCCGTCCTCCCGCTTCAGCGTCTCGGCCGGCCGCATGACCGCGGTGCCGCGCAGCACGTTGAGCGGATTCATGTGCTTGACGAACTCGGCGACATAGTCGTTGGCGGGCGAGAGCAGGATGTCCTCGGCGGTGCCCTCCTGGACGATGCGGCCGCCCTCCATGATGGCGATCTTGTTGCCGAGTTTCAGCGCCTCGTCGAGGTCGTGGCTGACGAAGACGATGGTCTTCTGGATGCGCTTTTGCAGGTCGAGGAGTTCGTCCTGCAGCTTGTCGCGGATCAGCGGATCGAGCGCCGAGAACGGCTCGTCCATGAGCAGGATGTCGGCGTCGGTGGCAAAGGCGCGGGCAAGGCCGACGCGCTGCTGCATGCCGCCGGAAAGCTCGTGGGCATATTTGTCGGCCCAGGCGGTCAGGCCCACCATGGCGAGCTTTTCGTCGACGATCCGGTTGCGTTCGTCGACCGGAATGCCGCGCATCTCCAGCCCGAAGCCGGCGTTTTCGCGCACCGTCCGCCACGGCAGGAGGCCGAATTGCTGGAACACCATGGAGACGGTGTTGATGCGGACATCGCGCAGGGTCTTCTCGTTGCAGCTAGCAACGTCGATATGCTGGCCCTTGTGTTCGACCAGCACCTCGCCCCGGGCAACCTCGTTGAGGCGGTTGATGGCGCGCAGGATGGTGGATTTGCCCGACCCGGACAGCCCCATGAGCACGCAGATCGAGCCGCGCTCGATGGTGAGCGAAACCCCCGCCGCGCCCAGCACGGCGCCGGTGGTCTTGAGGATCTCCGAGCGGCTCTTGCCCTCGTCGATCATCTTGAGGGCGGTCTTCTGCTCCTTGCTGAAGACGATGTCGACGTTCCTGAATTCGACGGCGGCCATGGATCAGTTCCCCTTGCGCTTGGCGTCGGGCATCTTGCAGACCCGGTCGAGAATGATGGCGAGGATGACGATCGCAAGGCCCGCCTCGAAGCCCATCGCGATGTTGACGGTGTTGAGCGCGCGCACCACCGGTTTGCCGAGGCCGTCGGCCCCGACGAGGGCGGCGATCACAACCATCGACAGCGACAGCATGATGCACTGGGTGATGCCGGCCATGATGGTGGGCATCGCATAGGGAAGCTCGATCTTGTAGAGCAGCTGCCGCTTGGTCGCGCCAAAGGCCTTGCCTGCCTCGAAAAGCTGGGTCGGCACCGACGAGATGCCGAGATGCGTGAGCCGGATCGGCGCCGGGATCGAGAAGATCACCGTCGAGATGACACCCGGCACCACGCCGAGGCCGAAAAGGATCAGCGTCGGGATGAGGTAGACGAAGGTCGGCACCGTCTGCATCAGGTCGAGCACGGGGCGAAGGCCCGCGTAGAAGCGCGGGTGATGCGCTGCGGCGATGCCGATCGGCACGCCGATCACGACGCAGATGACGGTCGCGACCAGCACCTGGGAGAGCGTCATCACCGTCTGGTCCCAGAAGCCGAGATTGGCGACCAGCAGCAGCCCGAGCACGATGAAGACGATGAGGCCGATCGAGCGGTGCAGATACCAGCCGAGAAGGGCGACGAGGACGATGAGGATCGGCGCCGGGATGAACAGCAGCGCATCGGTCAGCCCCTCAATGACCGCTTCCAGCAGGAAGGAGATCCAGTCGAACACAGACTGGAACCGGGTCGTTAGGATGTCGACGAGATCGGCCATCGTCGAGCCGAGCGGGATCTTGTGGGCGCTGAGCCAGTCGTTCATCGAAGGGTCCTCGGTTCAAGGAGCGGCGGTGTTTCCCGGCGGCGCGCGAAGCTGTCCGTGGTCAGGAATTGCGAAGGCGAATTTTCCTCGTCCGCCGACCGGTGATCTGTCCTCGGCAGCATCCCTGGCCGCAAGAGGAGCGCTGGCCGCTGCTTTCTGCCCGCCCTGCGTCATCGCCGGGCTCGGCCCGGTGATCCAGCGGCGCTTCGGCAAAAAAGGGGCGCATGTGGAGCCTGGCGCCGGCACCCATCCAGCCAGCTCGCAGGCGCGGCTGGCGGACGGATGGGATACCCGGTCAAGCCCGGCGCTGGCGACGGAACGGCTGAAGCGTGCCGCCGGCAGCCATCAGTCTCCGCGTCTCGACAGGTCTGTCGGAGCGGGCCGGCGCCACGGCTCGCATGGCGCCGGGCTTGGCGATGGTCTCAGAGGCCGAGGCTGGCCTTCACCGCGTCGAGACCGGGCTTGCCGTCGAAGGTGGTGACGCCGTCGAGCCAGGGGCCGAGCGCGTCCGGGTTGTCCTTCAGCCACTTCTCCGCCGCCTTTTCCGGCTCCATGCCGCCGTCGAGGATATAGCCCATGACCACGTTCTCGACCGGCAGCGTGAACGTCAGGTTCGAGATGAACTTGCCGGCGTTCGGGCAGTCCGCGGTGTAGCCTGTGCGGACATTGGTGTAGACGGTGGCGCCGCCGAAATCCGGGCCGAAGACGTCGTCGCCGCCGGCGAGATACTTCATGTCGTAGTTGGCGTTCATCGGATGGGGCTCCCAGCCGAGGAAGACGATCGCGTCCTTCTTGCGGGTGGCGCGGGAGACCTGGGCCAGCATGCCCTGCTCGCTCGATTCGACGAGCTCGAAGTCCTTCAGGCCGAAAGTGTTGTCCTTGATCATGTCGAGGATCAGGCGGTTGCCGTCATTGCCCGGCTCGATGCCGTAGATCTTGCCGTCGAGTTGGTCCTTGAACTTGGCGATGTCGGCGAAGTCCTTGAGCCCTTCGTCATAGAGATAAGCCGGAACGGCGAGCGTATACTTCGCGCCTTCCAGGTTCGCGCCGAGCACCTCGATCGACCCGTCGTCGACATAGGGCTTGCGGTCGGCTTCCATCGTCGGCATCCAGTTGCCGAGGAAGACGTCGATGTCCTTGTTTTTCATGGACGTATAGGTCACCGGCACCGACAGGAGCTGCACGGTGGGCTCGTAGCCGAGACCCTTGAGGATCGTCGAGGCAAGGCCGGTGGTCGCGGAAATGTCGGTCCACCCGACGTCGGAGAAGCGCACGGCCTTGCAGGCGGCATCGTCGGCGGCAAGCGCGCTGCCGGCCGAAAGGCTGGCGATCATGAGGCCGCCGATAAGCGCGGTGCGTGTCGTCTTTGTGAACATCTTTGTGAGGTCCCCTCGTTTTGCGGCTCCTCGATCGGACTTGCGCCGATGGCTGGAAGCCGAGGTCTCGGTGGCGGAGCGCCGAATGCGCAACCGCCTCGCCACGGCGGGCGTTCGCTCCCGGCAAACGAGTCGCGGCAAGCCTGGCCACGACGGCCATGCGCCGCCGCAAGCCACGACAGGCCTGCCCACACTCGATCTGTCCATGGCGCGGCCCGCGGCATGGCATGACCCTTCGGCGACAGTGCGAATGGTCGGTTTCGGATTGCCGTCGCCAGAGCTGATGGCGGCGGTTTTTGGTCTGCTGGTCCCCTGCCGGCGCTGTTTATTGTCCGCGCTTGGCTTGTTTATGCAAGCGATCATGCCTCTTCTTGAACGACTATTCAACAGTGAATCTGTCGAAGGTCGGGATAATTTTCAGGCTCATTTGGGTCCAAAATGCCCAAGAAACGGACTTTCTGCGCAGATTTTGGTATTTTGCCCTGGAGCCGGAGGATTTCCGGCCAGTGCTGACTTTCGACGTTTGCGCCCGGCTGTGAAGTGTGTATTGTACGATCATTCAATAGATTTGGTCGAGGCGGACTCCTGTCTGAATGGCAGGACGATGCGGCCGGATCGAACGCGGCGCGGGGTCTGAATTCAGGACCGCGTCCGGCCGGGAGCAAATCATGGCTCATGTCGAGATGGAGGATGTGCGCCGCCGCGCGCCGGAGGACGTGCGCCGTCGCCAGTTGATCGAGGCGACCATCGAGTCGCTTGCCAACAACGGCTTCAACGCGACGACGCTGGCCCAGATCGCTCGTGGCGCCGGCGTTTCGCCGGGCCTCGTCGCCCATTATTTCGGCGACAAGGACGGCCTTCTGGAGGCGACCCTGCGCTTCCTTGCCCGGCGTGTCGCAAGCGGTGTCGCCGTGCGCATGAGGACGGCCCGCACGCCGCGCGAGCGGATTCTGGCCGTCGTCGACGCCAACCTCGCGCCCGAGGAGTTCGACCGGCGGACCTGCACCGTCTGGCTCGCCTTCTGGGGCCAGGTGCTGCATTCGGAGCGCCTGCGCCGCATCCAGAAGATCTATCAGGGCCGGATGCTCTCCAACCTGCGGCATTCGCTGAAGATGCTCGTCGCACCCGCCGAGGCCGAGCGCATCGCCATCTCGATCGCCGCCATCATCGACGGCCTCTGGCTCCGCTCGACCCTGTCGGCCACCGACGAAACGGATAGCGCCACGGCCCGCTCGATCGCCGCCACCTTCGTCGAGGCCCAGATCGCGGCTCTTGGCGCCCGCGCCGTCCCGTCCGAAAGCGGCCTCCCCGCAACCGGAGTTTCCAGCGTGACGATACCCACCATCCAGAACCATATCGGCGGCCGCTTCGTCGCGAACCGCTCCGGCGAGACCTTCGACAGCATCGATCCGGCCACCGGCGAGGTGATTGCGAAGATCGAAATCGCCGGCGAGGCCGAAGTGGAAGCCGCCGTTGCTGCCGCCAGAAAGGGCCAGGCCGACTGGGCCGCCATGACGGGCGCCGAGCGTGGCCGCATCCTGAAGAAGGTCGCCGACCTCCTGCGGGCGCGCAACGGCGAACTGGCGCAGCTTGAAACCCGCGACACCGGCAAGCCGATCCAGGAGACCGACTGCGTCGACGTCATCTCCGGCGCCGAATGCATCGAGTATTTCGCCGGTCTTGCCGGCACCCTGACGGGCGAGCACATCGACCTCGGATCGTCCGCCTTTGGCTATACCCGCCGCGAGCCGCTCGGCATCGTCGCCGGCATTGGCGCCTGGAACTATCCGATCCAGATCGCCTGCTGGAAGTCCGCCCCTGCGCTCGCCTGCGGCAACGCCATGATCTTCAAGCCGGCCGAACTGACGCCGCTGACCGCCGTCAAGCTCGCCGAGATCATGACCGAGGCCGGCGTGCCGGACGGCGTCTTCAATGTCGTGCAGGGCTTTGCCGATACCGGACGCCTGCTGACCCGCCATCCGAAGATCGCCAAGGTCTCGCTCACCGGCGAGGTCGGCACCGGCAAGAAGGTGATGACGGATGCCGCAGGTACGCTGAAGCACGTGACGCTGGAGCTTGGCGGCAAGTCGCCGCTCATCGTCTTCGAGGATGCCGATCTCGACGATGCCGTCTCCGGCGCGATGCTCGCCAATTTCTATTCCGCCGGCGAGATCTGCTCCAACGGCACCCGTGTCTTCGTCCATGAAGCGGTCCGCAAGGCCTTCATGGAAAAGCTGGTGGCCCGCGTGAAGGCGATGGTGATCGGCGACCCGAAGGACCCGAAGACCCAGGTCGGCGCGCTCATTTCCGAAGCCCACATGCAGAAGGTGCTGGGGCTGATCGAGGCCGGCAAGGTGGGCGGGGCCAAGGTCGCCGTTGGCGGCAATCGCTACACGGATGGCGCCTGCGCCAACGGCTATTTCGTCGAACCGACCGTCTTCGACGGCTGCAGCGACGACATGACCATCGTGCGCGACGAAATCTTCGGCCCCGTCATGTCAGTCCTCTCCTTCGAGACGGAAGACGAGGTGATTGCCCGCGCCAACGACACCGAGTTCGGCCTCGCCGCCGGAGTCTTCACCAAGGATCTGGCGCGTGGCCACCGGGTGATCGCCAGGCTTGAGGCCGGCACCTGCTGGATCAACCACTACAACGTGACGCCGATCGAGCTGCCTTTCGGCGGCTACAAGCAGTCGGGTCTCGGTCGCGAGAATTCCAAGGCTGCGATCGAGCACTACACCCAGCTGAAGAGCGTCTACGTCAACCTCGGCAAGGTCGACGCGCCCTATTGAGGGAACGCGGCCGGCAACGGACCGGCCGCCCTTTCTTCGACCTGCTGACGATCTGAGCTTCAAGGACCGCCCCATGACCACCCCCACCGAGACCACCTGCGACTATGTGATCGTCGGGGCCGGCTCGGCCGGCTGCGTGCTCGCCGACCGTCTCACCGAGGATGGCAGGAATTCCGTCCACGTCCTGGAGTTTGGCGGCTCGGACGCCTCCATCTTCATCCAGATGCCGAGCGCGCTCTCCATCCCGATGAACATGAAGCTCTACAACTGGATGTACGAGAGCGAGCCGGAACCGGGCCTCGCCCACCGGCGCATGCACTGCCCGCGCGGCAAGGTGCTGGGCGGCTCCTCGTCGATCAACGGACTTGTCTATGTGCGCGGCAATCCGGCCGACTTCGACCGCTGGCAGGACGAGGGCGCGCGCGGCTGGTCCTATGCCGACGTGCTGCCCTATTTCCGCCGCGCCGAAAGCCGCAAGGAAGGCGGCAACGAATATCGCGGCGACAAGGGGCCGCTCGCGACCTCCTATGGCACGCTGAAGAACCCGCTCTACAAGGCCTTCATCGAGGCGGGGCGACAGGCCGGCTATCCGGTGACGGAGGACATCAACGGCTATTCCCAGGAAGGCTTCGGCCGCATGGACATGACCGTCAAGGACGGCGTGCGCTGGTCGGCCGCCAACGCCTACCTGAAGCCGGCGATGAAGCGGTCGAACCTCAAGGTCACCACTCATGCCCGGGCCATTGCCATCGTCATGGAGGGCAAGCGCGCCGTCGGCATCCGCTACCTGCATGGCGGCGTGGAAAAGGTCGTTCGGGCGAACCGGGAGGTCATCCTCTCCGGCGGCCCGATCAACTCGCCGCAGCTCCTGAAGCTCTCCGGCATCGGCCCGGCGGAGGAACTGAAAGGCCACGGCATCGCGGTGGTGCACGACCTGCCGGGCGTCGGCGAGAACCTGCAGGACCACCTGGAATTCTATTTCCAGGTCGCCTGCAAGGAGCCGATCACGCTCTATTCGTCGATGGGGCTCTTGCCGCGCGCGCTGATCGGCCTGCGCTGGCTGCTCTTTCGCGACGGCCTTGGCGCGACCAATCATTTCGAAAGCTGCGGTTTCATCCGCTCGCGCGCCGGTATCGCCTATCCCGATATCCAGTATCATTTCCTGCCGCTCGCCGTGACCTACGACGGCAAGGGCCTTGCCTCCGAGCACGGCTTCCAGGCCCATGTCGGCCCGATGCGCTCCAAGAGCCGCGGCTGGGTGCGGCTGAAGTCGGCCGATCCGACCGAACAGCCGAAGATCTTCTTCAACTATCTCAGCCATCCCGACGACAAGGACGAGATGCGCGCCTGCGTGCGCCTGACCCGCGAGATCTTCGCCCAGAAG is part of the Hartmannibacter diazotrophicus genome and encodes:
- the choV gene encoding choline ABC transporter ATP-binding protein; the protein is MAAVEFRNVDIVFSKEQKTALKMIDEGKSRSEILKTTGAVLGAAGVSLTIERGSICVLMGLSGSGKSTILRAINRLNEVARGEVLVEHKGQHIDVASCNEKTLRDVRINTVSMVFQQFGLLPWRTVRENAGFGLEMRGIPVDERNRIVDEKLAMVGLTAWADKYAHELSGGMQQRVGLARAFATDADILLMDEPFSALDPLIRDKLQDELLDLQKRIQKTIVFVSHDLDEALKLGNKIAIMEGGRIVQEGTAEDILLSPANDYVAEFVKHMNPLNVLRGTAVMRPAETLKREDGCVLLDSEGAVKVAVDPEDRPISVTLNGREGTLGIAEQEDGKLKEDCDVIVASVDLTLKAAIELKRQTDNPILLVDNLGRLAGLCDDDEIYRGLLHRASA
- the choW gene encoding choline ABC transporter permease subunit translates to MNDWLSAHKIPLGSTMADLVDILTTRFQSVFDWISFLLEAVIEGLTDALLFIPAPILIVLVALLGWYLHRSIGLIVFIVLGLLLVANLGFWDQTVMTLSQVLVATVICVVIGVPIGIAAAHHPRFYAGLRPVLDLMQTVPTFVYLIPTLILFGLGVVPGVISTVIFSIPAPIRLTHLGISSVPTQLFEAGKAFGATKRQLLYKIELPYAMPTIMAGITQCIMLSLSMVVIAALVGADGLGKPVVRALNTVNIAMGFEAGLAIVILAIILDRVCKMPDAKRKGN
- a CDS encoding choline ABC transporter substrate-binding protein, with product MFTKTTRTALIGGLMIASLSAGSALAADDAACKAVRFSDVGWTDISATTGLASTILKGLGYEPTVQLLSVPVTYTSMKNKDIDVFLGNWMPTMEADRKPYVDDGSIEVLGANLEGAKYTLAVPAYLYDEGLKDFADIAKFKDQLDGKIYGIEPGNDGNRLILDMIKDNTFGLKDFELVESSEQGMLAQVSRATRKKDAIVFLGWEPHPMNANYDMKYLAGGDDVFGPDFGGATVYTNVRTGYTADCPNAGKFISNLTFTLPVENVVMGYILDGGMEPEKAAEKWLKDNPDALGPWLDGVTTFDGKPGLDAVKASLGL
- the betB gene encoding betaine-aldehyde dehydrogenase, translating into MAHVEMEDVRRRAPEDVRRRQLIEATIESLANNGFNATTLAQIARGAGVSPGLVAHYFGDKDGLLEATLRFLARRVASGVAVRMRTARTPRERILAVVDANLAPEEFDRRTCTVWLAFWGQVLHSERLRRIQKIYQGRMLSNLRHSLKMLVAPAEAERIAISIAAIIDGLWLRSTLSATDETDSATARSIAATFVEAQIAALGARAVPSESGLPATGVSSVTIPTIQNHIGGRFVANRSGETFDSIDPATGEVIAKIEIAGEAEVEAAVAAARKGQADWAAMTGAERGRILKKVADLLRARNGELAQLETRDTGKPIQETDCVDVISGAECIEYFAGLAGTLTGEHIDLGSSAFGYTRREPLGIVAGIGAWNYPIQIACWKSAPALACGNAMIFKPAELTPLTAVKLAEIMTEAGVPDGVFNVVQGFADTGRLLTRHPKIAKVSLTGEVGTGKKVMTDAAGTLKHVTLELGGKSPLIVFEDADLDDAVSGAMLANFYSAGEICSNGTRVFVHEAVRKAFMEKLVARVKAMVIGDPKDPKTQVGALISEAHMQKVLGLIEAGKVGGAKVAVGGNRYTDGACANGYFVEPTVFDGCSDDMTIVRDEIFGPVMSVLSFETEDEVIARANDTEFGLAAGVFTKDLARGHRVIARLEAGTCWINHYNVTPIELPFGGYKQSGLGRENSKAAIEHYTQLKSVYVNLGKVDAPY